The genomic stretch ACACAGCAAACACTCACCATACAATCACCTGCAATGGTTCGCTCAGGTCTCGCCAAGCTTGCCCGTGTGGTGGCCAGCCGTGGCATCCAGACGACTCGTGCCTCGCGCGCCACTCTTCCCAGCCTTTCAGCAGCTTCCACTTTCGTCCCAGCATTGCCACGGGCCTCTGCCCTCTCCGCCCGCTTCATTTCCAAGAGCTCggccacccaccaccagggCATCACCCCGGACAATCAGGATGTCACTCCAAAGGAGGAGACCCCGAAGCCCATCCGGACCCCAGCTGAAATCACAGACTCAGAGTACCATGTCCTGGCCGATGAGTATATGGACAGGCTCTTGCATCACCTCGAGGACCTAGCCGAGAGGAGAAGTGAGATGGATGTTGAGTACTCTGTGCGTTGCTTCCGATCTCTCCCACATGTTACATCCAACACAGCACTAACACGCAATCTCCAGGCTGGTGTCATGACCGTAGACTTTGGCCAAGACACCGGCACCTATGTGATCAACAAGCAGCCCCCCAACAAGCAAATCTGGCTCTCGTCTCCCATGTCGGGCCCCAAGCGTTACGATTACGTCGTCCTTGGTGAAGGTCAACATGAGAAACAGGACACCGCGGCCGGAGACTGGGTGTACCTGAGGGACGGCACCACCTTGTCCGAGCTTTTCAAAAAGGAGATCGGTGTCGATATTAGTATGTCGATCGGTCAATATGGCGAACAGCCCCATTAGCATCGTTAGTTGGTGTGTGAGCATTTTGACGATTTTATGAATAGGGGATGACTGCAGGCATGTCAGCGTGTTTTGACTGGCTTTATTCATGTTAGCTACctctggtgttgttggagcaGCAGTTAGGATCACGAGGTAGTCAATGTTTTGTACAATAGTGTATGATATGGCAATTGATGAGGGAAATGCCCAAATCAACAGTTTCGTCCGTAGGGACATTCAGTGCTTTGTTCAAACTCTCAAGTGCGTCATTGCCAGTTCAGCTTGGTCAAATCATCATTCGTCCTTGCAAACGCCACATGATACTTCTGCGGGTGACTTCGGTGCTATGTGCTGTCAAACTGATGCCCAAAACCATAAAATGTTTGCTGGCTCGGGAACAAACAGAACACAACAGTCTAGGCTCAACATGAAGGCGTTTTGCAGAGGGGGGACAACTCAAATACAAACCCCCACGTTTCATTTCAAAgtcacagacacacacaatGGAAGCCTCACCCCCACATGCCCCGAACACCTACCCTTAAGCGCGAGAACGCTGTCCTTCTGGAGCGAGAGGCGAAGACTACACCGTTGTCCACCTCGATCAGCTCAAGCTCCGAGACGGATAGCACAACTTCCTCGGCCACCAgtagcaacagcagcacaacAGATAGCTCAGCAGGGCCAAGAAAATGAATATTAAGGAGAGAGAGTTGAGTTCTGCGTCAAAAACAGACCAACTAGCCAGATACTTGGAGGCCAGTATCACGCTCATTGGTATAGTAATTCTGTAGAGTAGCTAACAGGTGAGCTTTCGCAACTCAGCGTCTTTGTAGAACTGCCAATATATCTTCTCAAGTGCACAAGGGACCCCTTCACAAAGGCATGAACAAAACATCTCAGACAAAACATGGCATATAATTAGCAGGGACCAAATTGAGCCGCCAACTCC from Podospora pseudopauciseta strain CBS 411.78 chromosome 3, whole genome shotgun sequence encodes the following:
- a CDS encoding hypothetical protein (BUSCO:EOG092659DX; EggNog:ENOG503P5Z6; COG:P), which produces MVRSGLAKLARVVASRGIQTTRASRATLPSLSAASTFVPALPRASALSARFISKSSATHHQGITPDNQDVTPKEETPKPIRTPAEITDSEYHVLADEYMDRLLHHLEDLAERRSEMDVEYSAGVMTVDFGQDTGTYVINKQPPNKQIWLSSPMSGPKRYDYVVLGEGQHEKQDTAAGDWVYLRDGTTLSELFKKEIGVDISMSIGQYGEQPH